One Schistocerca nitens isolate TAMUIC-IGC-003100 chromosome 1, iqSchNite1.1, whole genome shotgun sequence DNA segment encodes these proteins:
- the LOC126246351 gene encoding uncharacterized protein LOC126246351: MSEEQQETQDPPGEGEAGEGEAGEGEAGEGEAGESEAAEVEEAEGEVGADEDENETETTTGDETLDANMQEVPEQEPAGGAESSPVEYTENEAQTDFTFSPTASNTDIARQLLETLEAEGAAEEPTETQDLDQEKEVEEDADKEATEGEEQEGGADTEVTEEAADTEAEQAGSEQQEETEIDDWIKERKGKKPKESRAMWDYSLYAPISMVQDQIVETYEDLVLPIFTKLCEPMWDYDLLASPSMLESQVDETYELKLQLSSLKCEPMWDYQLSVPPEMAEAQVYFEEKELRFEVSSLKCHPMWDYDLSAPIQKAPEEIYWVPSYLNFVGVTREKFFHIEETPNTKFIQTDLHFDPDIIIQPEDLLREPDEEYEEKRRCYTDAKHVSEEIADIGDESDETWYPDYLNTGEMKKPYKLIGDRCVIEEADLEIATDEALEARGSENEELADDEVTSTEVQTDVGLGELLQSESISSVPDAADLQGELTSTPDVLNESEDQPLVDDSGALDIPEESAPIESEIEVSGGDETVQKGEPDVPWALLSETAVAPQPFLIPQEDDILSTVSLAPTAERQENKFNFAITLGESVWGFPEYSTEEEIASSTVLPQNGEEFTWVPDSTTPFESSVFAPISEEDALLLESVQVDEPLQRTDSGSFKVIDVLETEDLSREMSKENETENEIENETEFTQEQREHSPSRGPVIEVEITMIPSASGQNSSETAPQIEVGVAWEALPESLADGRTPDIIVTTVLEDSKK, encoded by the coding sequence ATGTCTGAAGAGCAGCAGGAAACACAAGACCCTCCAGGAGAAGGTGAAGCAGGAGAAGGTGAAGCAGGAGAAGGTGAAGCAGGAGAAGGTGAAGCAGGAGAAAGTGAAGCAGCAGAAGTTGAAGAAGCAGAAGGTGAAGTAGGagcagatgaagatgaaaatgaaacTGAGACAACTACTGGTGATGAGACATTAGATGCTAATATGCAGGAAGTCCCAGAACAAGAGCCTGCAGGAGGTGCTGAGTCATCTCCTGTAGAATACACTGAAAATGAAGCACAGACTGACTTTACATTTAGTCCTACTGCATCAAATACAGATATAGCTCGTCAACTCTTAGAAACATTGGAGGCAGAAGGTGCTGCAGAAGAACCGACTGAGACACAAGATTTGGACCAGGAAAAAGAAGTAGAAGAGGATGCTGACAAAGAAGCAACAGAGGGAGAAGAACAAGAAGGGGGAGCTGACACAGAAGTCACTGAAGAAGCTGCTGATACAGAAGCAGAGCAAGCAGGTTCTGAACAGCAGGAAGAGACAGAAATTGATGATTGGATAAAGGAGAGAAAAGGGAAAAAACCAAAAGAAAGTAGGGCAATGTGGGATTATTCCTTATATGCTCCAATTTCAATGGTACAAGACCAGATTGTGGAAACTTATGAGGACCTTGTACTGCCCATCTTCACAAAATTGTGTGAACCAATGTGGGACTATGATCTCCTTGCTTCACCATCTATGCTTGAATCCCAGGTTGATGAAACATATGAATTAAAATTACAATTATCTTCATTAAAATGTGAACCCATGTGGGATTATCAGTTATCTGTGCCACCTGAAATGGCAGAAGCTCAGGTATATTTTGAAGAGAAGGAATTGCGGTTTGAGGTTTCATCCTTAAAGTGTCATCCAATGTGGGATTATGATCTTTCTGCACCTATCCAAAAAGCTCCTGAAGAGATTTATTGGGTGCCATCTTATTTGAACTTTGTGGGTGTAACTCGTGAGAAATTCTTTCACATTGAAGAAACCCCTAACACAAAATTTATACAGACAGACTTGCATTTTGATCCCGATATTATAATTCAGCCAGAAGATTTGTTGAGAGAGCCAGATGAAGAATATGAAGAGAAGAGAAGATGCTACACTGATGCAAAGCATGTTTCAGAAGAGATTGCTGATATTGGGGATGAAAGTGATGAGACTTGGTATCCAGATTATTTGAATACAGGTGAAATGAAAAAACCATATAAGCTTATAGGTGATAGGTGTGTGATAGAAGAAGCAGATTTAGAAATTGCAACAGATGAGGCATTGGAAGCCAGAGGGAGTGAGAATGAGGAACTTGCTGATGATGAGGTGACATCAACTGAAGTTCAGACTGATGTTGGCCTGGGAGAATTACTTCAGTCAGAGTCAATATCATCAGTGCCTGATGCTGCAGATCTACAAGGTGAGTTAACAAGTACACCAGATGTATTAAATGAATCTGAAGACCAACCATTGGTTGATGATTCAGGGGCATTAGATATACCAGAGGAAAGTGCACCAATAGAAAGTGAAATAGAAGTCTCTGGAGGTGATGAAACAGTGCAAAAAGGTGAACCTGATGTACCATGGGCACTCCTAAGTGAAACAGCAGTAGCACCTCAACCATTTCTTATTCCTCAGGAAGATGATATATTATCAACAGTGTCCCTAGCACCTACAGCAGAGAGACAAGAGAACAAATTTAATTTTGCAATTACTCTTGGAGAATCTGTGTGGGGTTTCCCTGAATACAGTACAGAAGAGGAGATTGCGTCCAGCACAGTTCTGCCACAGAATGGTGAAGAATTCACATGGGTACCAGACAGCACTACTCCATTTGAATCATCTGTGTTTGCACCTATATCTGAGGAGGATGCTCTGCTTTTGGAATCTGTACAAGTTGATGAACCATTGCAACGCACTGATTCTGGCTCCTTCAAAGTCATTGATGTGTTAGAGACTGAAGATTTAAGCAGAGAAATGAGCaaggaaaatgaaactgaaaatgaaattgaaaatgaaactgaattcaCACAAGAACAAAGAGAGCATTCTCCATCTCGTGGACCTGTCATAGAGGTGGAAATAACTATGATACCTTCAGCCAGTGGTCAAAATTCCTCTGAGACTGCTCCACAGATAGAGGTGGGAGTGGCTTGGGAAGCCCTTCCTGAAAGTCTTGCTGATGGCCGTACTCCTGACATTATTGTCACTACTGTACTGGAAGACTCTAAAAAATAG